The following proteins come from a genomic window of Rhodoligotrophos sp. CJ14:
- a CDS encoding HlyD family type I secretion periplasmic adaptor subunit, with amino-acid sequence MIMKRNNRTEDLEGIGRQVALGFLLVGLVVFGFGGWSALASLSGAIIAPGTIVVESNARRVQHPDGGVVGAILARDGDRVEAGKLLIRLDETVTRANLMVVETQLIELEARRARLTAERDQLDVLGFPEAYKARSHDPQVAAAMAGEASLFKSRREGRLGQIAQLKERLTQLDEEARGLSAQIEAKGGELDLISKEIKDVAGLQAQGLAPLTRLRSLQREEARLEGERGQLQAELARSKGKHTETELQILQIDQDFRTEVIEDLRELEAKWGELVQKQVAAQDQLKRIDLRAPIGGKVHQLAVHTVGGVITPGETVMLIIPGEDRLTIEAKVSPPDIDQIHYGQPANIRLSAFNQRTTPEVRGLVERISADLITEKESGLSYYTVRIGLLAEDIAKLEGLSLMPGMPAEVHMRTGDRTPLSYLVKPLQDQLERAMREE; translated from the coding sequence ATGATCATGAAGCGGAACAACCGGACAGAGGATCTGGAAGGCATCGGCCGGCAAGTGGCACTCGGCTTCCTGCTGGTCGGCCTCGTGGTGTTCGGCTTTGGCGGCTGGTCGGCACTGGCGTCCTTGAGCGGGGCGATCATCGCACCGGGCACGATCGTGGTCGAGAGCAATGCAAGGCGAGTCCAGCATCCTGACGGCGGTGTGGTGGGCGCGATCCTCGCCCGCGACGGCGATCGGGTCGAAGCCGGCAAACTGCTCATCCGGCTCGATGAAACGGTGACGCGCGCCAATCTCATGGTGGTGGAAACCCAGCTGATCGAGCTCGAGGCGCGGCGCGCTCGCCTGACCGCCGAGCGTGATCAGCTGGACGTGCTCGGCTTTCCCGAAGCCTATAAGGCCCGGAGCCATGATCCACAGGTTGCCGCCGCCATGGCGGGCGAGGCGAGCCTGTTCAAATCTCGGCGCGAGGGGCGCCTCGGGCAGATTGCTCAGCTGAAGGAACGGCTCACGCAGCTCGACGAGGAGGCCAGAGGCCTTTCCGCACAGATCGAGGCAAAAGGCGGTGAGCTCGATTTGATCTCGAAGGAGATCAAGGACGTTGCGGGGCTGCAAGCGCAAGGTCTTGCGCCGTTGACGCGGCTGAGATCGCTGCAACGAGAGGAAGCGCGCCTCGAGGGCGAGCGCGGCCAGCTTCAGGCAGAGCTTGCCCGCTCGAAAGGCAAGCACACGGAAACAGAGCTTCAGATCCTGCAGATTGACCAGGATTTCCGCACGGAAGTTATCGAAGACCTGCGCGAGCTCGAGGCAAAATGGGGCGAGCTCGTACAAAAGCAGGTTGCGGCTCAGGATCAGCTGAAACGGATCGATCTGCGCGCGCCGATTGGCGGCAAAGTGCATCAGCTCGCCGTTCATACGGTGGGTGGGGTGATCACGCCGGGCGAAACGGTCATGCTGATCATCCCTGGCGAGGACCGCCTCACCATCGAAGCGAAGGTGTCGCCGCCGGATATCGACCAGATCCATTATGGACAGCCCGCAAATATTCGTCTTTCCGCCTTCAATCAGAGGACCACGCCCGAGGTGCGGGGGCTAGTCGAGCGGATCTCGGCCGATCTGATCACTGAAAAGGAATCGGGCCTGAGCTATTACACGGTGCGTATCGGTTTGTTGGCGGAGGATATTGCCAAGCTCGAAGGCTTGAGTCTCATGCCTGGCATGCCGGCCGAGGTTCATATGCGGACAGGCGATCGGACGCCACTCAGCTATCTCGTCAAGCCGCTGCAGGATCAGCTCGAAAGGGCCATGCGTGAGGAGTAG
- the pxpB gene encoding 5-oxoprolinase subunit PxpB: MNTSAQTSIRFLDSGEAALTVELGSIISEDINRQVIALGEALAMRDLKGVEEIIPTYRSLLVLYDPLHLSRDALCLAVNEIWPHINVLRETGRRWAIPVCYGGEHGIDLEEVAQRHGMSPEELIARHSGATYRVYMIGFTPGFAYLGGLPQEIHTSRRNEPRARVPPRSILIGGKQAGICPPMEIPSGWHLLGQTPVRSYDPRRSDRPFLFEPGDIVRFKPITPEEYREMCAAAEAGEEVAKPEP; this comes from the coding sequence ATGAACACATCAGCGCAAACGAGCATCCGCTTTCTGGATTCTGGCGAAGCGGCCCTCACGGTCGAGCTTGGCAGCATCATCAGCGAAGATATCAACCGCCAGGTGATCGCGCTGGGTGAAGCGCTCGCGATGCGCGATCTTAAGGGTGTTGAAGAGATCATCCCCACCTATCGCTCCCTCCTTGTGCTCTATGATCCCTTGCATCTTTCGCGCGATGCGTTGTGCTTGGCCGTCAACGAGATCTGGCCGCACATCAACGTTCTGCGCGAGACAGGACGGCGCTGGGCCATTCCCGTCTGCTATGGCGGCGAGCACGGGATCGATCTCGAGGAAGTGGCACAACGCCATGGGATGAGCCCCGAGGAACTGATCGCCCGTCATTCCGGTGCAACCTACCGTGTCTATATGATCGGCTTCACTCCCGGCTTTGCCTATCTGGGCGGCCTACCCCAGGAGATTCACACCAGCCGCCGGAATGAGCCGCGAGCCCGGGTTCCGCCCCGCAGCATCCTGATCGGCGGCAAGCAGGCGGGGATCTGTCCGCCGATGGAGATCCCGAGCGGCTGGCACCTCCTGGGACAGACACCGGTGCGATCCTATGATCCGCGGCGGAGCGATCGGCCGTTCCTGTTCGAGCCCGGTGACATTGTGCGCTTTAAACCGATCACTCCGGAGGAATACCGGGAGATGTGCGCTGCTGCCGAGGCGGGCGAGGAGGTTGCAAAGCCCGAGCCATGA
- a CDS encoding type I secretion system permease/ATPase: protein MPPVSAARSAHSPIREALHSGYGVFGSIGLFSCVVNLLMLTGPFFMLQVYDRVLSSRSVPTLVVLLGLAAMLYAFQGALDFVRSRILARFGERFDRRLRKLIFDVVAFQSLNGRREGDGQQPIRDFDQIRQFLGSQGPVAVFDLPWMPIYLAVLFLLHVWLGLVALGGAILLCIFTLLTEVKTRNPTRAASQKSSARNAVAETCRRNVEALAAMGMLPALRERWVAAHGAFLGEQQRAVDAAGGIGAAAKVFRFFLQSLMLAVGAYLVILQEVSPGVMIASSILSSRALAPIELAIANWRGFVGARQSYRRLIEVAEESRDASPEVVLPRPSQRLDVDNLAVVPPGTNRPTLSGVSFSVGAGDAVGVIGASGSGKSTLARGLVGVWTSNRGGVRLDGATLDQWDRHDFGRYVGYLPQDIELFPGTVAENIARFRPDATSQEILAATRRAGVHEMIVRLPAGYETRIGDGGQALSAGQRQRVALARALYGDPFLIVLDEPNSNLDAEGEAALTHAIRGAREAGSVVIVIAHRPSALAAVDKVLVLAEGRQQAFGPKDEVLGRVLKHPTAVAS, encoded by the coding sequence ATGCCCCCAGTTTCAGCAGCGCGATCCGCCCACTCCCCTATCAGGGAGGCTCTGCATTCCGGCTATGGCGTCTTCGGCAGCATCGGTCTGTTCAGCTGTGTGGTGAACCTGCTGATGCTGACGGGGCCCTTCTTCATGCTGCAGGTCTACGACCGGGTTCTCTCGAGCCGCAGCGTGCCCACACTGGTTGTGCTGCTCGGGCTGGCGGCCATGCTCTATGCCTTTCAAGGCGCGCTTGACTTTGTGCGCAGCCGAATTCTGGCACGCTTCGGTGAACGGTTTGATCGCCGCCTGCGCAAGCTGATCTTCGACGTGGTGGCCTTTCAGTCCCTCAACGGCCGCCGTGAAGGTGATGGCCAGCAGCCGATCCGGGATTTTGATCAGATCCGTCAGTTTCTGGGCAGCCAGGGACCGGTCGCGGTTTTCGATCTGCCGTGGATGCCGATCTATCTCGCGGTCCTGTTTCTCCTGCATGTCTGGCTCGGGCTGGTGGCGTTGGGCGGTGCCATTCTGCTTTGCATCTTCACGCTGCTCACGGAGGTGAAGACGCGCAATCCGACCCGGGCAGCATCCCAGAAATCATCAGCCCGCAATGCGGTCGCCGAAACCTGCCGCCGCAATGTGGAGGCGCTCGCCGCCATGGGAATGCTGCCGGCGCTGCGCGAGCGGTGGGTTGCGGCCCATGGCGCATTTCTCGGCGAGCAGCAGCGGGCGGTCGATGCGGCCGGCGGCATTGGCGCGGCCGCAAAGGTGTTCCGCTTCTTTCTCCAGTCGCTGATGCTGGCGGTCGGTGCCTATCTCGTCATTTTGCAAGAGGTATCGCCCGGGGTGATGATCGCAAGCTCCATCCTTTCATCGCGTGCGCTTGCTCCGATCGAGCTCGCGATCGCCAATTGGCGCGGTTTTGTCGGTGCACGGCAAAGTTACCGGCGACTGATCGAGGTTGCCGAAGAGAGCAGGGATGCATCCCCGGAGGTGGTCCTGCCGAGGCCATCACAGCGGCTCGATGTGGATAATCTGGCGGTGGTGCCACCGGGAACCAACCGCCCGACTCTGTCGGGGGTGAGCTTTTCGGTGGGGGCCGGCGATGCGGTCGGCGTGATCGGGGCCAGCGGCTCCGGCAAGTCCACATTGGCGCGCGGGCTCGTGGGCGTATGGACGAGCAATCGTGGCGGGGTGCGCCTCGATGGTGCGACGCTCGATCAGTGGGACCGGCACGATTTCGGCCGCTATGTCGGCTATCTCCCGCAGGATATCGAGCTCTTCCCGGGAACGGTGGCCGAAAATATCGCGCGGTTCAGGCCGGACGCGACTTCGCAGGAGATTCTGGCAGCCACCCGCAGGGCGGGGGTGCACGAGATGATCGTGCGGCTGCCGGCTGGCTATGAGACCCGGATCGGCGATGGCGGCCAGGCGCTTTCGGCGGGGCAACGGCAACGGGTGGCGCTCGCCCGCGCGCTCTATGGAGACCCTTTCCTCATCGTGCTGGATGAGCCGAACTCGAACCTTGATGCTGAGGGCGAGGCGGCGCTGACCCATGCGATCAGAGGGGCAAGGGAAGCGGGAAGCGTGGTGATCGTCATCGCGCATAGGCCAAGCGCATTGGCTGCGGTCGATAAGGTGCTGGTGCTTGCGGAGGGGCGTCAACAGGCCTTCGGTCCCAAGGACGAGGTGCTTGGGCGCGTGCTCAAACATCCGACGGCGGTGGCATCATGA
- a CDS encoding LysR family transcriptional regulator — translation MSIAQLRAFHLVAAAGGFSQAARETAVSQSTLSGQVRQLEQASGTTLFERRQRGVMLTPEGQALFEITSRMFTAEAEARALLKDESSKIGGHLRVVADGAVHSLPVIQQLIERRPRLTFSLAIANSARVISQLSEYRADMGLTARKPSDNRLHAQKYLTMKLSAFVPRFHEWAGRRSITMAELDGRSFVLREHGSRTREVFEENLARHDLTLGRVTEIATQDGVREAVAAGFGIGVCGSLEFGYDSRLHQLPITDADIPLVEYVVCLDERRMQPLVRDAFAAAREAASLAATPHAWPFRADPAAA, via the coding sequence ATGTCGATCGCTCAGCTGCGCGCGTTCCACCTCGTGGCGGCCGCGGGCGGCTTTTCACAAGCCGCGAGAGAGACGGCGGTCAGCCAGTCCACCTTGTCCGGTCAGGTGCGGCAGCTCGAGCAGGCAAGCGGCACCACGCTGTTCGAACGCAGGCAGCGCGGTGTGATGCTCACGCCTGAGGGACAGGCACTCTTCGAGATTACCTCGCGCATGTTTACGGCCGAGGCAGAAGCCCGCGCACTGCTTAAGGATGAGTCCAGCAAGATCGGCGGTCATCTTCGGGTGGTGGCCGACGGAGCCGTTCACTCACTGCCAGTGATACAGCAGCTGATCGAAAGGCGTCCGCGGCTGACCTTCTCGTTGGCCATCGCCAATTCGGCGCGCGTGATCTCACAACTCTCCGAATATCGCGCCGATATGGGACTTACCGCACGAAAGCCGTCAGACAATCGCCTGCATGCACAGAAATACCTGACCATGAAGCTTTCTGCCTTCGTGCCCCGCTTCCATGAATGGGCGGGCCGGCGGTCGATCACGATGGCCGAGCTCGACGGCAGGTCCTTCGTGCTGCGTGAGCATGGCTCGCGCACACGCGAGGTCTTTGAAGAGAATCTCGCCCGTCATGACCTCACCCTTGGCCGCGTCACTGAGATTGCGACCCAGGACGGCGTGCGTGAGGCCGTTGCGGCCGGCTTCGGCATCGGCGTGTGCGGATCGCTTGAATTTGGATACGATTCAAGGCTGCACCAGCTGCCAATCACCGATGCCGATATTCCACTGGTGGAATATGTGGTCTGCCTCGATGAACGGCGCATGCAGCCGCTGGTGCGGGATGCCTTCGCAGCGGCCAGAGAGGCCGCGAGTCTAGCGGCTACTCCTCACGCATGGCCCTTTCGAGCTGATCCTGCAGCGGCTTGA
- a CDS encoding Ig-like domain-containing protein, translating to MMPTITDPILDFMVKRGSEDRVIDLSQVFAGENLTYTVESSDPSVAAVTLDGSMLTIDFLEALSHSDLKITASDAQGNSVTENVRVRVTGENAYTIAVLPDTQDYTNPSNVQTFKNMTTWLVDNKDSLNIEFVVHVGDITTNNSDSSHWPYAEEAIRILDGEIPYSLLPGNHDQNTGNAANHSTDPLDIRFSPEKQAAVNPTFGGVYDQEPDRSANNYHTFTAPDGTKWLVLSLEFGPRDDVIRWAGEVIEDHLDHRVILANHSYMNWGGRHDATGNPLYAEGAGYDYGIGNSPEGANDGETLYRELVQKYPNVTFTFSGHIFGDGAETLVSYDQFGNPVYQMMVNYQNGVSSEIQQGNGGNGAIRLVTIDPENGSIYTSTYFTELDDYLDGSRDKDELDRDGLTGPYRGHQETITGVDLGTPEVVAIAKAGDDKFIVVEEGEDKASVVLDGDRTLNPSNDEGLTYRWTDEEGNVVATTAKPTLELDAGRHRFTLAVTDSQGNVSTDEVLVVVSGEDTLLTDNFNDGDAEGWGRSAPDLELSTGTPSEFGIAPVPGSGEGGSEAQVTRIPGLAPTQGIKVSAATPLPDGTVVKSYSLVYDVLVPSGQDSSWTSFLQTDISNQSDGELFLQRQSATSGGIGINADYEGNFTYDEWHRVAFTVEDTGTSAVISKYIDGVKVGETVQSGSNYARYAIDLNKGVLLFADESNETSDVYVSSVLFTDKLFTDAEIAELGGAKAGGIVAEAPTDISVQIDFGSAQLHDDFGNAVIGSGEIGTGSTGTFIVKGSAASRDTVEDGQAALEGRVFENSNGAENILTWAADEAKDWSDYIYEVTLQSSDDDNIGAVFYYQDEDNHYKVVLNSENNTRSLIKVVDGQETVLATTNAGAPWMRDADLKIAVTGNEINVFLDGRSMFGTVVDEEPLSGGTVGFYSDGQKSSQFDSVYVGKAELTAHAGGDARALDSNGNGTVTVGLDAEGTFGPDEIVSYVWKDAEGNVIAEGKSAEVNLATGRHTLTLTVTDATGKTATDQVVIDAVPADRVLLSDDFGGEDWQANWTIVDEGEFGGVGESGTASQWEWQDGKLVQLSDLKSRELTWAGASHPDPWQKGWSPLGDGTNVLRKGTYALYNDEAAKEWSDYAVEATIQSPDNGALGLLVYYQDPDNYYKIELDAQSGNSLFQLIEVKDGVERYLTQIPARYTPGQEFDLRVEVVDQAVQAYVDGEPLFAYPIETHAHDKGTVGLFSWGSQGVSFDNVNVVSLSSDGGQPGENAVPVAADDEGFAAARGEVLTVAAALLLANDTDADGNELEIIAVGNAEHGTVALDDEGNVVFTPEDGFAGEASFTYTMSDGKGGTDTATVTVTVGEGENSAPVAGKDRVYGLAEKPVTISAASLLGNDRDADGDELTLTEVGGAVNGTVALVEGKVVFTPADGFTGDARFTYTISDGNGGEATGEVTVTVRPQPNRAPVAAADEVAAEQGESLTITAATLLANDRDADGDELELLSVQDAQHGTLALDDEGNVVFTPAEGFTGEASFTYTVSDGKGGESKATVKVKVEPRANTVPVAGNDAVSARAGVVATISAATLLANDSDADGDELEILSVQDAEHGTVSLDEEGNVVFTPADGFTGEASFTYTVSDAKGGETTATVKVTVADEDPTDPHEGWTKGTPGADNLRGNLIRENKIYGDDGDDRITGGLRADQLDGGEGDDQIRGSIGNDILKGDAGDDELDGGIGNDKLIGGEGDDVLKGGLGHDELDGGAGDDQLSGSIGNDILKGGEGNDVMSGGLGADTFVFAENAGSDIITDFGLGADVIDLAALDFADFEDVLAALEESDEGVVLSIDDSGDNLVLLEGVAISSLSADDFRYA from the coding sequence ATGATGCCGACCATCACCGATCCCATTCTGGATTTCATGGTGAAGCGCGGGTCCGAAGACCGCGTCATCGACCTTTCTCAAGTCTTCGCGGGGGAGAACCTCACCTATACGGTTGAGAGCAGCGATCCCTCCGTTGCCGCCGTGACGCTCGATGGCAGCATGCTGACCATCGACTTTCTCGAGGCACTCAGCCATAGCGATCTCAAGATCACCGCATCGGATGCCCAAGGCAACAGCGTCACCGAGAATGTGCGCGTTCGCGTGACAGGCGAGAATGCCTATACGATCGCAGTTTTGCCGGATACGCAGGATTACACCAATCCGAGCAATGTCCAGACCTTCAAGAACATGACCACATGGCTGGTCGACAACAAGGACAGCCTCAATATCGAATTCGTCGTCCATGTGGGCGACATCACCACCAATAACAGCGACAGCTCGCATTGGCCCTATGCGGAAGAAGCCATCCGCATACTCGACGGGGAGATTCCCTATTCGCTGTTGCCGGGCAATCACGACCAGAACACCGGCAATGCCGCCAACCACTCAACCGATCCGCTCGACATCCGCTTTTCCCCGGAGAAGCAGGCGGCGGTGAACCCGACCTTCGGCGGCGTCTATGACCAGGAGCCGGACCGCAGCGCGAACAATTATCATACCTTCACTGCGCCGGACGGCACGAAGTGGCTGGTGCTGAGCCTCGAATTTGGCCCGCGTGATGACGTGATCCGCTGGGCGGGCGAGGTCATCGAGGATCATCTTGATCATCGGGTGATCCTGGCCAACCACTCCTACATGAACTGGGGTGGACGGCATGACGCCACCGGTAATCCGCTCTATGCCGAGGGCGCCGGCTATGATTATGGCATCGGCAACAGCCCGGAAGGCGCCAATGACGGCGAGACCCTCTACCGGGAACTCGTGCAGAAATATCCGAACGTCACCTTCACCTTCTCGGGTCACATCTTCGGCGATGGGGCGGAGACCCTGGTCAGTTACGACCAGTTCGGCAATCCCGTCTATCAGATGATGGTGAATTACCAGAACGGCGTCTCGAGCGAGATCCAGCAGGGCAATGGCGGCAACGGCGCGATCCGGCTGGTGACCATCGATCCGGAGAATGGTTCCATCTACACCTCGACCTATTTCACCGAGCTCGATGATTACCTCGATGGCTCGCGCGACAAGGATGAGCTCGACCGCGACGGCCTGACCGGCCCCTATCGCGGACATCAGGAGACCATCACCGGTGTTGATCTCGGCACGCCGGAGGTTGTGGCCATCGCCAAGGCGGGTGATGACAAGTTCATCGTGGTCGAGGAAGGGGAAGATAAGGCGAGCGTCGTGCTCGATGGAGACCGGACGCTCAATCCCAGCAATGATGAAGGGCTGACCTACCGCTGGACCGATGAAGAGGGCAATGTGGTTGCCACGACCGCAAAGCCGACCCTGGAGCTTGATGCTGGCCGGCATCGGTTCACCCTCGCCGTCACCGACTCCCAGGGCAATGTCTCAACCGACGAAGTGCTCGTCGTCGTGTCCGGTGAGGACACGCTGCTCACGGACAATTTCAATGACGGTGACGCGGAGGGATGGGGCCGCTCGGCACCAGATCTCGAGCTGAGCACCGGCACACCTTCCGAGTTCGGCATCGCGCCTGTGCCGGGCTCCGGTGAGGGCGGCAGTGAGGCGCAGGTTACCCGTATTCCCGGCCTCGCGCCGACGCAGGGCATCAAGGTGAGCGCGGCCACACCGCTGCCGGATGGCACGGTCGTGAAGTCCTATTCGCTGGTTTACGACGTGCTCGTGCCCTCGGGTCAGGACAGCAGCTGGACGAGCTTCCTGCAGACCGATATCAGCAACCAGAGCGATGGCGAGCTGTTCCTTCAGAGGCAGAGCGCCACCAGCGGCGGGATCGGCATCAATGCCGATTACGAAGGCAATTTCACCTATGACGAGTGGCACCGGGTGGCCTTCACGGTAGAGGATACGGGCACCAGCGCCGTCATCTCGAAATATATCGATGGCGTGAAGGTGGGCGAGACCGTGCAGTCGGGCAGCAACTATGCTCGCTATGCCATCGATCTCAACAAGGGCGTGCTGCTGTTTGCTGACGAGAGTAACGAGACGTCCGACGTCTATGTCTCGAGCGTCCTGTTCACCGACAAGCTGTTCACCGATGCCGAGATTGCCGAGCTTGGCGGTGCCAAGGCCGGCGGTATCGTGGCGGAGGCGCCGACCGATATATCCGTTCAGATCGATTTCGGCTCGGCCCAGCTTCACGACGATTTCGGCAACGCCGTCATAGGATCCGGAGAAATCGGCACCGGCAGCACCGGAACCTTCATCGTGAAGGGGTCCGCAGCCTCCCGCGACACGGTCGAGGATGGCCAGGCAGCCCTCGAGGGCCGCGTGTTCGAGAACTCAAATGGGGCGGAGAACATCCTGACCTGGGCGGCAGATGAGGCGAAGGACTGGTCCGATTACATCTATGAGGTCACGCTGCAATCGAGCGATGACGACAATATCGGCGCGGTCTTCTATTATCAGGACGAGGACAACCACTACAAAGTGGTGCTGAACAGTGAAAACAACACGCGCTCGCTGATCAAGGTGGTGGACGGCCAGGAGACCGTGCTTGCAACCACCAATGCCGGTGCGCCGTGGATGCGCGATGCGGATCTCAAGATCGCCGTCACCGGGAACGAGATCAATGTGTTCCTGGACGGGCGCAGCATGTTCGGCACGGTCGTCGATGAGGAGCCGTTGTCCGGCGGGACTGTGGGCTTCTATTCCGATGGGCAGAAGAGCTCACAATTCGACAGCGTCTATGTGGGCAAGGCTGAGCTCACGGCCCATGCCGGTGGCGACGCGAGGGCGCTCGACAGCAATGGGAATGGCACGGTAACCGTCGGCCTTGACGCCGAAGGCACGTTCGGTCCCGACGAGATCGTGTCCTATGTCTGGAAGGATGCGGAAGGCAACGTCATCGCCGAGGGCAAATCGGCCGAGGTCAATCTCGCGACCGGCCGTCACACCCTGACGCTCACAGTCACCGATGCTACCGGAAAGACCGCGACCGATCAGGTGGTGATCGATGCGGTCCCGGCTGACCGGGTGCTTCTCTCCGATGATTTCGGCGGTGAAGACTGGCAGGCGAACTGGACCATCGTCGATGAAGGCGAGTTCGGCGGCGTCGGCGAGAGCGGCACGGCCTCGCAATGGGAATGGCAGGACGGCAAGCTCGTTCAGCTCTCGGATCTCAAGAGCCGCGAGCTGACCTGGGCGGGTGCCTCTCATCCAGATCCATGGCAAAAGGGCTGGAGCCCGCTGGGCGATGGCACCAACGTGCTGCGCAAGGGAACCTACGCGCTCTATAATGATGAGGCGGCCAAGGAGTGGAGCGATTACGCGGTCGAGGCCACGATCCAGTCGCCTGACAATGGTGCGCTGGGCCTGCTCGTCTACTATCAGGACCCGGATAATTACTACAAGATCGAGCTCGATGCGCAGTCAGGCAACAGCCTGTTCCAGCTCATCGAAGTGAAGGACGGGGTCGAGCGTTACCTCACCCAGATCCCGGCGCGTTATACTCCTGGACAGGAATTCGACTTGAGGGTCGAGGTCGTGGATCAGGCTGTCCAGGCCTATGTGGATGGCGAGCCGCTCTTCGCTTACCCCATCGAGACCCATGCGCATGACAAGGGCACGGTTGGCCTGTTCTCCTGGGGCAGCCAGGGTGTGTCTTTCGACAATGTGAACGTGGTCTCCCTGTCATCCGATGGTGGTCAGCCCGGCGAGAATGCGGTTCCCGTGGCCGCTGATGACGAGGGCTTTGCTGCGGCGCGCGGTGAGGTGCTGACGGTCGCGGCCGCCCTGCTTCTCGCCAATGACACCGATGCCGATGGCAATGAGCTCGAGATCATCGCGGTGGGCAATGCCGAGCATGGCACCGTCGCGCTCGATGACGAGGGCAATGTGGTGTTCACGCCCGAGGACGGGTTCGCAGGCGAGGCTTCCTTCACCTACACCATGTCCGATGGCAAGGGCGGCACCGATACGGCGACGGTGACGGTGACCGTTGGTGAGGGCGAGAACAGCGCGCCGGTTGCCGGCAAGGATCGGGTCTATGGCCTGGCCGAAAAGCCGGTCACCATCTCGGCGGCAAGCCTGCTCGGCAATGATCGCGATGCCGATGGCGATGAACTCACCCTGACCGAGGTCGGTGGTGCGGTGAACGGCACGGTGGCGCTGGTCGAGGGCAAGGTTGTGTTCACGCCCGCCGATGGCTTCACCGGTGATGCGCGCTTCACCTACACCATCTCCGATGGCAATGGCGGTGAGGCAACCGGCGAGGTGACGGTGACAGTGCGGCCGCAGCCGAACCGGGCGCCGGTCGCTGCCGCCGACGAGGTCGCAGCCGAACAGGGCGAGAGCCTGACCATCACGGCAGCAACGCTGCTCGCCAATGACCGCGACGCCGATGGCGACGAGCTCGAGCTCCTGTCGGTGCAGGACGCACAGCATGGCACGCTTGCGCTCGACGACGAGGGCAATGTTGTCTTTACGCCCGCAGAGGGCTTCACCGGTGAGGCCTCCTTCACCTACACCGTCTCCGACGGCAAGGGGGGCGAGAGCAAAGCCACGGTGAAGGTGAAGGTCGAGCCGCGGGCCAACACCGTGCCCGTTGCTGGCAATGATGCGGTAAGTGCCCGGGCGGGCGTGGTTGCGACCATCTCGGCGGCAACCCTTCTCGCCAATGACAGCGATGCGGATGGCGATGAGCTCGAGATCCTGTCGGTGCAGGATGCCGAGCATGGCACCGTATCGCTCGATGAGGAGGGCAATGTGGTCTTTACGCCCGCAGACGGCTTCACGGGCGAAGCCTCCTTCACCTACACCGTTTCCGACGCCAAGGGTGGCGAGACCACGGCCACGGTGAAGGTCACGGTTGCCGATGAGGATCCCACCGATCCCCATGAGGGCTGGACCAAGGGCACGCCGGGTGCGGACAATCTGCGCGGGAATCTCATCCGGGAGAACAAGATCTACGGTGATGATGGTGATGACCGCATTACCGGGGGTCTGCGCGCCGACCAGCTGGATGGCGGCGAGGGCGATGATCAGATCCGCGGCAGCATCGGTAACGATATCCTCAAAGGCGATGCGGGCGATGATGAGCTCGACGGCGGCATCGGCAATGACAAGCTGATCGGCGGCGAGGGCGATGATGTCCTCAAGGGCGGTCTCGGTCATGACGAGCTCGATGGCGGTGCCGGCGATGACCAGCTCTCGGGCAGCATCGGCAATGACATCCTCAAGGGTGGTGAAGGCAATGACGTGATGAGCGGCGGGCTTGGGGCGGACACCTTCGTGTTCGCGGAGAATGCAGGCTCCGACATCATCACCGATTTCGGGCTTGGTGCCGATGTCATCGATCTTGCGGCCCTCGACTTCGCCGATTTCGAGGATGTGCTGGCAGCGCTGGAAGAGTCGGATGAGGGGGTGGTGCTGAGCATCGATGACAGCGGCGATAATCTCGTGCTGCTCGAAGGCGTCGCCATCTCCAGCCTTTCCGCCGACGACTTCCGCTACGCCTGA